TGCTCTTAGCGACTGAGCAGACGCGAGAAACATCGCGTCTGTATCGGTGAGATAATCTCTTGTTTATGAAGTTGCCATCAAAACAGGTATAATGGCTATTTTTTAGTAGGAAAGCAGTGATTTGGTATGCTGTAAAAACAATTCCCTACTTGTTTGTATCTCTATTGTCATCTGAGACAGGCAAGGTTCTAATCAGTTCACGAATAACATCAGTTGCCGGTCTCCCTGTTTGTTGACAATACTTTTCCAGCTTTTCTGCTTCTTGTGCTGCTAGATTAACTGTTATGCGTTTGACGGCCCATTTTTTATTTGTCATTATCATGCTATTTGCTATGTGGTAACATTATCCGAAGAGTCTAACTTAAAGAGGAAAACGATAACATTATCAGAGTTTGTCTCCAGAAACAAGTAATGGTATTGGTATTAAAATTGTACGGTTTGGCAAAGGATTCATCATCTCCTAATAAAATTTAAAAACTACAATTTATTTGTTACTTTTTTGACAGGATTAAAGAATAAGTACTTGCTCTTGAAAATAATAACGCTAGTAACAAAATGAGTAAAGCCTGAGAACTAAATTCCATAAGTTAATTTAAAATATCTACTTTTAACTCAATGTAGATTTCCACAATTATTATTTAAAAGCATTTCTTCTCTTTTGCTCAAGGTTGCCAAATATTGCTGGAGAGAACATCTATCAAAACTCCTGTAAATAAAACTTGAGAATCAGTATCATGCTTAACTGGTGACTCTCAAGTAGCTTGTAGTAGCTGCTCACCAATAAATTGAAAGTAAACAAATAAGCGATCGCTCTGGAGTAAAACCAGTTGCTATGGATATTTGTTTAGAGCAATGAACTTGAGATCAGGACTGGTGTATAGTTTTTTCATTAACCCTCTATCTTCACAAATTATGTTTGATTTTTCAGCTTTTCTTCTAATTGTTCATAAAGATACTAAATAATTTTAAAACTATTTTTTTTCACTCAAAGCCAACGCTGTTTTAAAACTCTGCAACTTGTTTGTTTTCCAAATCTTATAGGTAAGTTATTCAAAGAAAAACTTATTATCATATTCAACAATATGGAAGTTGTAGAAATAAGTTTTACTCTATTATTGTATTCAATGCTTAAGAGAATCCTGGTTTATCAGGACTAAATTATGCTTTAATTGACTCCCAAAAAACTCTTAATCTCCAGTTATTGTCTATTGGTAAACTTACTTATAAAAAGTATTGTGTACTTCCGTATTTTCGGTGTGTGTTCATTATAGCTATTATTTAAGTGCTTTAAATAATCTTTATTAAAATGCCAAAAAATACTGATTTACATGATTTACAAAAAAATTACAAAGAACGATATTTTTACCTAACTTTTGCTTAACTATATTGATATATAACAGGATACTGACAACAAAAATTTATTAAATAAAAGATTTAGATATTTAATTGTCCCTGATAGAGTTGAATGAATAGAAATTTTGTGTAATTAGTAAAATTTTATACTTATATATTTACGAAAAAGTTACTAGAAAAACATCAGAATACAGATACTTCATGAAATTTGGATAAAGTTCACTTCTATTGAGCGATAAGTTATTGAGGTTGCATGATTGTGAGCTGCAAAGCGTCATACAGGGGAGAAATCTGTGACAAAACAGTAATTAAATATTACGCCAATTTTATTTCCCTGCCGAATCCAAAGTAAGGCAGGCACTTATAGTGGTATGTGATGTCGGTTAGAGACTGATAACAGAATTAAGCAGGTAGGAACCAGAAGCTAAAACAGTCTTTATACGTGGTTTTGAGACCTATGTTCTGCACTAGGCTAGATTACAAACTGGTGTATTATTAGGGTCGACGCAAAGAAATTTCAATAATCAGTGATTAGCCTGATTTGATATCACTCTTATTCAGGACTGGTAGTGCTGTTCATCCACGTGCTTAGCTGTAGAGATTGCTTTATTGGAGTTAATCACCAATGGCAATCTCAGAGTCCCCTGTAGAGATCAGGGTTGGGGAACGCGAGGGACTGTTTTGTTTGTCCATAAATAGTAGCCTGTTAAAGAAAAATAGAGAAGTATATGCTGTCTTCGAAGACAGCGCCAACTACGAACTTATCAAATCAAAGTTGACAGAATCCTATAACTGATACATCTGTTGTAGTTAATATGCAATTATATTATAAATAGCTATATAGTTACATAGTTAATTACGAAATAGAACGAAGCTGAGTTTTTCAGTACAATTTAGTATAAATTTTTTCGTAAATAGCATAAATTATTGACTATAGCGGCTAAAAATTAGCTCAAAATATTTGTTTAGGTGCTTTTTCATAAGTACAGATAAATATAGAATTTAAACAAATTTTATATTTATCTGTGGTAATTACTTAGACAATTATTCAAATTGAAGTTGGGGCATAAGTTGAAGAGTACCTATGCCTAAATCTTTAGGTGAAAGCGATCGCGCTTCAAATAAAGCCATCATATCTCGTAGTTGGGGATTACCACGAGCAGCTCCTGTAAGACCCTTCGCAATAATTAAGCCACAGTAGCCCTTAGTATTTTTACAACGCTGATTCCATTTTTTTCGAGCTTCTACATGAGTTGGATCGTCATCTAAAAATTCACCAAATAGAAACAACTCATCATTTTGAGTTTGCAATAAACCCAGATCGTAACGATTATCATCGAAAGGATCTGCACCTGGATTAAAGCAAATTGCTTTTAGTCCACCTGCTGCTTCAATGTTTTCAATTACAGTTTTAGCTTTGGGGCGGGAAGTTTGAATCAAAATCACAGGTAATCCGTCACCCACTTGTTTAATTTCACCGGCTTTATGGTAATTTGCTCCCTTATGCAGGTACTCCAACATTTCCCATGAAACCACGCCTAAGCTGAGGAAGGAGTCTTCTGGGATCAAGTCATCTCGCAACGAGTGGAACCTTGGGGAGTTAGTTTCTCCAATCTCCTGCTCCTCGACACCAAAGCCTGCCATTTCCTCTAATTCCGCTGCCATCTGTGGCATGGTAGAGACAGTGACAGATAAGGATTTAGTTGATTCTTCTGGTTGCGGGAGGGAAATCCGATAGCGACGACTCAAGGTAGGGAAACCATTCCCATGAAGTTGGCGACGGTGATCGCGAATAAAGCGGATCAAGCTTTCGAGGGCAACTAAAACTACAAGTGCTTCTTCGTCATACAAAACAGACCGTAGTCCTTCTAAAGGATGGATATTGCCGAAGGTAGGGTCAATTTCTGCTAGGGGTAAATCGGCTAAATCACTAGTTTCCTCTTCGTCTTCGTCGGTATCCTCGGCACGCTCAAAGGTGAGAAATAAGCAATCTTGCTTGAGGAAAGCTTCTTCTAAACGTCCTTGTGATTCCTCATCCCTTAAAACTGCGGCACGAAAACGCTTGAGCGAATCTTCAGAACGATATAATAAGATGCCATACTCCATCCCTAGCATTCCCATAACTGAGGCGTAGAGTGTACCAACATCCCATCTGTTGATCTCTACTGACAAAATTTGCTGTTCTTCCAAAAATTCCCAAGGAGCTGCTTGCCAAATTGCAAATGCCTTTTCTCTAAGAATTTGGGCATACTGTGGAGGTAAATCAGGAATTTGACTATCGAGAATGTCGGCAAATCCTCGAAACAGTTCATTGATTAAAGGTAATTCTGGTGCATAGTCAATGACGATATCTAAATCTTGCAGTACCCCACGCAGATAAAATTGGATCTCGCGATCGCGCACAACAATCCTTTGGGGTCTAGCGGGTTTGGCTGGACTGTGGGGATGTTCCATTGCTCGCATTAAGGTGCGAACAACTGCTTCCGGCCCGGTGTCTGGAGCAACTACATCCATTCCTCGGACAATACCTTGCGAACCGTCCACCCAGATAATGCATTCGCCGGTTGCCTCCGATTCTCTTAGGGAGGTTTGAGAAGATGACAATGGACGGCGATCGCCCTCCCATACAGAAGGAATTTGAGTTAATTTCTTCAACCGACGACTGGTAGAGCGATTAAAACTTGTCATAGAGTAAGTTAATCAAAGGAAGCAATTTGAAAGTAAACTTTTGGGAATGACTCGCCGCGGATGAAAGTTCCTGGCTGCACCTGAAGAATGGTTGCAACTCAGGTTGCCACAAGGTTGAAAATTCAAAAATATCGAATCTTTAAACACACCGAATCTCTCAATTCTAGAATAAAAATCTTTGGCTGCTTTTAACGGAGTGTTTACAATTTGGCATCCAGCGACGTCAATCCCGCTAGAATGGATACAAAAACACTTCAAGGCAACCAAAGGGCAATAAAAAGCTCTAACAAAGTAATAGTTACATCACTTAAGGAGTTGAAAAAGCAGATGACACAAGCAACTCAGCCTCAACAACGCGGAATTCTGTTGAGCGAATCAGCATTGCGCCAAGTAAAATTACTCCAGGACAAGCAAGGCAAAGACTTATGCTTACGGGTAGGAGTCCGTCAAGGTGGCTGCTCTGGGATGTCTTACATGATGGACTTCGAGGACGTCAGCAAGATCACCCCTCAGGATGAAGTTTTTGACTATGAAGGCTTCAAAATTGTTAGCGATCGCAAGAGTTTATTATATCTCTATGGCTTGATGCTTGATTATAGTGACGCTATGATTGGTGGCGGCTTTCAATTCACTAATCCCAACGCCGCCCAAACTTGCGGTTGCGGTAAGTCATTTGGGGTGTAATATTGTCCTTTGTCATTGGACAAATGACAAAGGACAAATGACTATTAACTAATGACTATTGACAAATTTACTATGACTCAAACAGTTGAATCCCTGTTTGATACAGGTTTAGAACGCTATAAAGCTGGAGAAGCAGCGGATTCTTTAATCCCTGTGTTTAAAGAAGTGTGCGATCGCGCTCCCAAAACTAGTGCGGCTTGGATTTGTTTAGCGTGGTTGTATTTGCTTGACAATAAACCTAGCTTGGCGTATAAAGCTGCACAAAAAGCAGTAAAGTTAAATCCACAAGATCCACAAGCAAGGATTAATCTAGCTCTAGCAATGCTGGAAACCAAACAAAAAGGGTTACGCGAACATATTGATTTTGCACAACAGTTAATTTTTGTCAATCCAGAATGGCGAGATGAAATCAAAAACAGTATAGAAGATGGTTTAAGCAGAAAACCAGACTGGCAGAGTTTGGCAAAAGTCAAAAACTGGCTGTTTGAAGAATAATTTAAGGGACTGGGGATTGGTGATTAGGGACTGGGGATTAGGGATTGGGTACTGATTATTCCCCTTGTTCCCTTGTCCTCCTAGTCTCCAGTCCCCAGTCCCCTTTATGTAAGTCGCAAATGAAAGATAAATTGTTAAGCTGGCTAAACGTGGTTTTAGTAGCAGATGTTTTTTTGGTTTTGTTTGGCTTTGGCTGGTTAGCGATTGCTGCGATCGGTGATGCTGCTGGAGTAAACTTAGGATTGGATTTGTGGCACCAACTTTGGCAACCTGTTTTTAACCCAGCTATTGGCATTCTCATGGGAGGTGCTATTCTCAGCGGTATTATCAGTTGGGTTTCACGAAAATTCTTCTCTAGTCAATAACCAATCATGTATTTTTCTTAGTGTCTTTGTAGTTCAAAATTCAGACTGAACCACAAAGACGAGGCAGTGCGTTGGGCGGCTCCGCCGACTTGTTCGCGTAGCGTCTCCCCTTCTCCCAAAGGGAGAGGCTAGCGCCAAGGGAGAAGCAACTGCCGTACTAAGCCACCAAGGCAAAAAGCTCAAAATTGGGTAAGATTTTCTGGAATGTCGACTCAGCTTGAAAGGCTAACCTTAGACTCTATTTAAGAATTTGTGCCAGTGCCGATTGCAAATTAGGATATTGGTACTTAAAGCCTGCGTCTACAGTGCGTTTGGGTAAGACTTGTTGTCCTTCTAAAACTACCATTGCGCCGTCTCCTAAGAGAGCCTCGATCGCAAAGGCAGGAACGGGTAGCCAGGAAGGACGATGGATCACTTGCCCTAAAGTTTGGCTCAAATCTGTCATCCGAACAGGATTAGGAGCAGTAGCATTATATACGCCTTCTATTTCCGATTGGGTTAAAGCTTGCACAATCAGATTAACTACATCGTCTAAATGAATCCATGAGAACCATTGGCGACCACTACCAATTGGGCCACCAGCAAAAAGTTTGAAAGGAGTAATCATTTTACCCAAAGCACCACCATTCCCAAGGACAATACCGAAACGCAAAATTACCAGCCGCACACCAGCATCTTTTACTTTTTGCGCTTCTGCTTCCCAAGCTTGGCAGACTTGGGCGAGAAAATCGTTACCAGCAGGGCTAGTTTCATCAAAGGTTGCGGTTTCACTAGTACCGTAATAGCCAATAGCCGAAGTGTTGACTAACACCTTTGGTTTGGGGTTGGCGTTAGCTATTGCTTCCACTATTTTTTGTGTACCTAGTTTACGACTATTGAGGATTGCCTCTTTACGTTCCGGTGTCCATCGTCCTTCCCCGATGGGTTCTCCTGCTAGATTAACTACACCATCACAACCAGCTAACGCACTTTGCCAAGAACCAGATTGAGTGGGTGTATAGGAAATAATTTCTAGATTTGGGAAAGCCTCAGATGGAAGAACTTTTTGGGCAAAGGTAGTATTCCGAGTTAACACTAATATGCTATGACCTTCTGTGTGGAGTCGTTGTACCAAACGACTACCCACGAATCCTGTTGCTCCAGTAATTGCTATTTTCATTTTCTATCTCTGCCAAACCCCTGAACTGTTCAAATATTATTCTCAGCTTATCTTCAAGTATTGAGGATAAATTCGGTGGCGATCGCCATGATTATTCTTGTTTAGTGGTAGATATCCAATGTGCCAGTTTAAAGGCCGGAATCTATGATTTATCGTTTCGATGCTTCGGTATTATAGGATGGACGGAGTGTTGCAAGGCGTGGGGCTATTATGGCTCGCTATACTGGTTCATTTACTGTTTCTGTTTCTATTGACCATCTCCAGCCGTTACTTGTGGAACTTCTACAGGACTGTGAGTTAGATGTTCAATACTACTCGGCAGATTATATTATGGCTCGTGAGATTCCCGGTAATGTTATTTTTTCTAAGCTAGTTACGGTAGAAGTAATGATTGATAAAGCAACAGCTACCGAAACAGAAACGCGGTTGAGTATGGTGATTAAAAATGATGAACTACCACTCCAACTGGATAATCACTGCCGACAAATGTTTGAATTCGTTAAGCAGGAGATTGAACGCAGCCGCCATTGGCATTTGATTGAAAGTCTTGCAGGATAATAACTATTAGTACTTATAGTAAAAGCCTCTGCTGCGGCTAGCTTTGTTAGAAGCTAGCTTTAGCAATTCGCCTAGACTCCATATCATAACTTGGTTCAAGATGTTGTTAGTCCTCTATATCCTCGGTCATGCCGGGGTTTATTAGCGTAATGTCATACTCACTTGCATCTGTTTGCCCCGAACGTTGAGTATTTTTTAATAGGTAATAAATAGCACGTACTTGAGGGCCAAAAACGATTTCATCTTCATTTTTCAAATCGTGAGTTGGCATCTTGCGTCCATTAATCATCAAACCATTGGAACTAGGCTTTCCTTTGGCGTCGCCATCCACAATCCGATAATAATAGCTATGACTATTATGTTCTCGTGGCAATCTCACTAATGTGGCATGGCGACGAGAGACAAACTGCGATATTAAACGAATATTGCAATCGCGGTCTCTACCAATAGAATAAACTGCGTGTTCCAAAGAAAATTCTTTACGACCTTGATCATCTTCAATAATCAGTAGATGATTTTCATTGGTTTCTGCTGCCATTGACAAATCGTTGCTAAAATCTTTTGAACTGTGATTAATCAAGATTTGTTGAGTATCGTTTCCTGCCATTCTCACGCACTATTAAGTCTGAGGTACTGAAATCTAAATAAGCATTGAATTGGTATATTACCCTAACAAAAGAGTAGAACATAAATGTTCTACTCCAGTAGCTATCATAGCTCGCAGAGGAGTCTCAACAGAGTCAGTAAGATGCATATTACTCAGTATGCACTCAGTTTAACCTTATAAGGGAATAACCAAGATTTCTGCCGAGAAATCTTATCTCCAAGGAGCTATTCTATAGACGATGAGACCACCACCGTAATAAAACTGAGTTGGTGACAACACTAACAGAGCTAAAAGCCATTAATGCAGCGGCCCCAGATGGCGTCATGACAAAACCCAAACTGGGTAACAAAACCCCTGCTGCTAGAGGAATACCTATTGTATTATATGCAAAAGCCCAGAATAAATTCTGGCGGATTTTATTGAAAGTGGCACGACTGAGCTGAATTGATTCAACTACATCGGTTAAGCGATCGCGCATCAAGATAATTTCAGCAGTTTCCATTGCCACATCTGTCCCGGAGTGCAACGCAATTCCTACGTCTGCTTGAGATAGGGCTGGAGCATCATTAATTCCATCTCCTACCATTGCGACAACAGATTGGGGACTGGGTACTGGGTACTGGGGACTGGTTATTCTCCTTGTTCCCAGTCCCTCTTTTTGTAGAGATTCGATGGCAGCTGCTTTTTTTGCTGGGGGAACACCTGCAATGACATCGGTGCTATCTAGTCCCAGTTGTTTAGCGATCGCACTAGCTGCTTCTATTCTATCGCCACTGAGTAGCATTACCCGTAAACCCATTTGGCGTAACTTGTCTATGGTCGCTTGGGCATCTGGTCTGAGGGTATCACTAACAGCAATTAGCCCAGATAAAGTTCCTGCAACTGCTACGTAAACGACTGTTTTCCCATCTGCTGCTAACCTGTCTGCTACTTTTTGTGCAGTTTCGCTAATAGCAATTCCGTGCCAACTCAACCAGTCCCAATTTCCTAAAAGCACGCTTTTACTTTCTACGACAGCAGACACACCCAATCCTGCTTCTGTGTGGAAGTCTACAGCTTCTGGAATTGATAACTGTTGCTGCTGTGCTTCTTTCTGAATCGCTTTTGCCAGGGGATGGTAAGTGCCGATTTCGACTGCTGCTGCTAGTTGTATTAAGGATTGGGGACTTGTGTTGAGCGTAGTCGAAGCATTAGGGACTGGGGAACTCGGGGCCCCCTCTGAGGATAAGGGGTAATGGGAATTCTGAGTTTCCAATTCCCCAACTAGTAAACAATCAGTAACAGTGGGATTACCTGTGGTTAATGTGCCGGTTTTATCAAATACTACGGTGTCAAGTTGGTGTACTCTTTCTAAAACGTCGCCACCTTTGATTAACAGACCTCGTTCTGCTCCTATACCAGTCCCTACGAGAATAGCAGTTGGCGTGGCAAGTCCCAAAGCACAGGGACAAGCGACTACCATAACTGCGATCGCTAACTTTAAACTTACTAAAAGTGGGGAGTAGTGAGTTAGAGGTTGCGAGTGGTGGGCGTTATGTGCAGAGTGGCTGATCATTTCCATTCCACCAGACATGGTGACATTTGGCCAGATGTGAGTGCCAAAAAAGTACCAAAAGACAAATGTCAGAATTGCAGCCGTTAACACGCCGTAGGTAAAGTAACCAGCTACTGTATCGGCTAATTTCTGTACTGGAGCTTTTCGGGTTTGGGCAGTTTCAACTAGAGCAACAATTTGGGCTAGAGTTGTATCACTTCCAGTACGCGTTGTCTGAATAGCGATCGCACCTGACTGATTTATCGTTCCTGCTGTTACCGTATCTCCAGGTTGCTTGATTGCTGGTACTGCTTCCCCAGTCAGCATTGACTCATCGATTGTTGTTTGACCAGCCACTACCTTACCATCAACAGGGATTTTATCTCCTGGCAACACCTGTAAGAATTCACCAACACGCACCTGTTCTGCTGGAATCTCGACACTAGTAGACCCCGCGCCTACGTTCTCTGGGTTGGCAATCAATCGGGCTATCTGTGGCTGGAGTGCAAGCAGTTGTCTAAATGCCTTGGCTGCACGTCCTCTGGCTTGTTGCTCTAATGTCCTTCCCAGTAAAATAAAACCCAGCATCATCACTGGTTCGTCAAAAAAGCACTCCCAACCCATTTGAGGAAACAGCAGCGCTATCAAACTAGCAGTATAAGCTGTGAGTGTTCCTAATCCCACTAAGGTGTTCATGTTGGGAGCATTTCGCCGCCAGCCCAGCCAGCCATCTACTATAATTGGGCGACCTGGAATTAGTAGCGCCACTGTTGCTAGTCCGCAGTGGAACCAGATATTTTTTAACGCTTGCAGCACTGGGCTACCATCGCTACCAAAATGTCCAGTGGCTGACAATATTAGCAACACACCAGCGATCGCTAAATTTCCTAATGAAGAGCGCATTTCTCGGCGTTGTCGTTCTGCTGGGTCTTGTAAAGCAGATGTCTCGCCTGCTATACCGCTAGCTGTGCGGGGTTGAGATGGGAACCCAACAGATGTTAATCGCTTTGCCAGTGCATCAGGATCTACCGCACCAACTTCCGTTTCTACGACTGCTACCTCTGTTGCCAAGTTCACACAGGTGCTTTTGACTCCTGGGTATTGGCTTAGCTGTCGCTCTACTGCGTTCACGCACGCAGCACACTTCATGCCCCCAACATCCAGAATAATTTTCTCTAGAGTTGGGGACAGTTCTGGGGTAAGCTGAGTTTTGGGGACAAGTTGCATGGCAATTGTTTTAGATTCACTACGAAAATTCAACGCCTGCTTAAAGCGTCTCTAATTCGAGCGTAGGCTAAATCTGGAACTACGACTGAACGTCAACTATATTAATTTTATTAATTTATCGTACTAAGTTGAGTTTTGGCGATCGCTCCAGCGCTGATAAGTCACATAGATAACCGCTCCAAGCTGGATTGGCATAGTAAAGATCAGGCTTTTCAAGAAATAGTTAATTTCTAAATGAGACATCGCACTAAAATAACCTAAGCCCAGTAAGAGCAACATCGCCCAGGTAACCTGTTTAGGTTTAAGGGAAAGCATATTATTAAAATAATTCGTAATTCGTAATTAAGAAGCGTCAGATTTAACTTGGTTTGGGGGTTAAAATTTTTTACCGGATTTGAGAGAATTGGTGCAAGAGTTATTTCTTCCCCCTGCTCCTCATCTCCGTCATCTCCTTGCCTTCTTCCACTAGAACCAGCCTTGCTTCTTGACGAAGTAGGTATCAACGAATTCTTCATGATCTTTATTCAAGTAGATCATGCCTTCAATCAAACCTACAAGTTGCATAATTATCAGGGCAAAGCCATAGGTGAAAGAACCTCCAACTACAGAAATTAACAACATAATTAAGCCTTCTGTAGTGTATCCGAGAATAAATTTGTGAACTCCGAAACCACCCAAAATAATGCCACAGTACCCAGCTAGAAGTTGTTTAGTAGGGTGACTAGGGTTGAGATTTGCCATATGAGTGCTGCTCCTGGGATAACTAAGGTATAGAATTAAAGTTTTTAATGTAATAAAAGTAATTAAATATATTTACTTTCTGAGATATATTTTTACTTTGTTTCAGGCGAAGCATATTCGACAATAAACGTCTTCAACCAGTGTGCGTCTCTGTCAGAGTTAACACTGGAAGGATGCTACAGAATAGAGTATCCAAGATAACTTGAAAATCTCTCACTTCCCTAATGAGATTGTTAGGTTTGTTAGGAATTTAAGCGCAAACCTTGCTTAAGCAGTTTTACAGATTTTCAGGTAAGACTTTCTTCTTGAAAAGAATTAACTGCAATAATTGGTAAAAGCTGCTATGGTCTGCCACTGTTTACAAGTTCATCAGTATTACTTCCGGAATTTTTATCAGAATTGTAGCAACCTTGAGGTTAAGTTGTCTGCGTAATACAAACATCAGATAGGCAAGAGGCATCTTCCATATCTTTAAGTAACCCATACTGAGTTATCATCTGCACTTTTGTAAGTGCAAACATAGTTTGTAACCCGAATGCTTCAAGACGCAATCGGATTGGGAAGACAATTAATATCCCCAAAATGGCTAAATTAAAGAAAGATGAGACTAAATGCTTAATTAGATAGTTTTTATCTATTTAACAGCACTGTTTGAGTTGCTTTCGCCACTAGCATATTTAGCGCCAGTACAGCATTCATTTATGCTGATTATTAAATAATCATCAGTAAATTGTCTCTACATATGGAGATAGAATCAAATATTTTTATTATTAGCAACCGTACCGATTGAGTATTATCCGTTACTTTTGCCTAAAAGGAAAAGACTCAGTAGCGTACCACTATTCCAGAGACTATGGAGGAGCATAGGAGCCAAGAGGTTGCGCGATCGCGTGTAAACTACGCCTAAGACAATACCCAGGGCTGTCAGTGGCAGAATTTCCGACAGACTCAGGTGAGCGATCGCAAATAACAAACTACTTACCAAAATTGCTCCCCACACAGGTAGGTAACGAGTTATAGAGGGTAATAAAAAGCCGCGAAACAGAAGTTCTTCAAACAATGGGGCTGCGATCGCCGCTGTAGAGAAAAATATCCCAAGTGCTACACTATCTTGGCTTTCCAGTGCCAGTTGTAATAGTGGATTACTACCACCTTGTCCTTGCCATAGTTGTTGATTAATCAACGACACGATCACAACTATCGGTAATGCCGCACAATAGCCACCGAATCCCCACAAAAACCACTTATCTTGAAAACGGAAGCGAAACCAGAATTCTGGTAGTGGGAAAAAGCGCTTAATAGAGTAATACAGAACCAACAGCGCACCTGAAGCCACTAGGAGGTAACTGATTAATACATAAACAGCCTGAATTCGCACATTACCAGCAGGACGCGGGATGGGGATCACCGATAATAGCAAGGGTACAAAAAGTTGCCCCATCAAGAAAAAGCCCAGGACAAAAACCTGTAAAATCGTTTCCACGTCCCAAGGTGTTGACCAAGGCACATCAGCATTTTGAGCTAATAAAGCGGCTTTTCCCTTTACCATAAACTGACCAACCAAAAAAATTAGCAGCATCAGCCCAATGAAAGCTGTCAACGTCGGGATAGTGCCAATAATTGCTAATTTCCACAAAGCTTGGGTTGCAGCTTCTTGTGCTGTGGCTTTAACTTCTAATAGAGCTTCTTGACGTTGCTGGAGTTGGTATAGTTGAACCAATGCAGTAGAGCGAAACCAACCTTCTAAATTTTTTTGAATCAGTTGCTGAGCATTGGGTAGAAGACGAGCCGGATTACTCCACAGTCCACGCAATGCAGCAGCAGTTTCCCCAAATTCGGGATTGATATCTGAACGTTGCTGCAAGTCCGTCCAAGTCTTGAAAGCTGTATCTGTCTGTCCTTGCTGTGCTTGTAAAATTCCCAGTCGTAAATCTAACTCACCCAGCAATTTTTGCAGTTGTTGAAGTGACTGCTGAATCTTTTTTTGCTGTACTTCGCGGGAGGTATTAGTAGCGGGAGGGGCTTCTGGTAAAGGTTTAGGAGATATAGGAATTGTCTGGGGTTGAGAACGCAGTGTTGCTAGTTGGTTTTTGGCTTTGTCCAAATTAGTTTGAACCGATTTCCGCGCTTCCTGATACTGCTTTGTAGCATTTTCCAGCGGTTTATCGCCCAGTATTGCTTCTTGAATTCCTTGCAAATTTTTGTCGTTGCTATCTTCAGGTTGCCATGCTTGCGCTTGCAGCCCAATATTTGTTTGGTAGAGTTCCAGGCGACTTTGGAACTGAGGTTCTTGCCAACTGCTGAACAAAGACCAACCGGAAGAACCGATCGCTACCAGTGTCATTAAAATTAAAAGCAACCGTTTGATTGTCATCTATCCCCCTTTAACTAAGCATTGGGAAGCGCGTCCCCCTTGGGAATTATCGCAAGAAAAAGTCAGAGGTGGATAG
This region of Nostoc sp. UHCC 0302 genomic DNA includes:
- a CDS encoding lysostaphin resistance A-like protein → MTIKRLLLILMTLVAIGSSGWSLFSSWQEPQFQSRLELYQTNIGLQAQAWQPEDSNDKNLQGIQEAILGDKPLENATKQYQEARKSVQTNLDKAKNQLATLRSQPQTIPISPKPLPEAPPATNTSREVQQKKIQQSLQQLQKLLGELDLRLGILQAQQGQTDTAFKTWTDLQQRSDINPEFGETAAALRGLWSNPARLLPNAQQLIQKNLEGWFRSTALVQLYQLQQRQEALLEVKATAQEAATQALWKLAIIGTIPTLTAFIGLMLLIFLVGQFMVKGKAALLAQNADVPWSTPWDVETILQVFVLGFFLMGQLFVPLLLSVIPIPRPAGNVRIQAVYVLISYLLVASGALLVLYYSIKRFFPLPEFWFRFRFQDKWFLWGFGGYCAALPIVVIVSLINQQLWQGQGGSNPLLQLALESQDSVALGIFFSTAAIAAPLFEELLFRGFLLPSITRYLPVWGAILVSSLLFAIAHLSLSEILPLTALGIVLGVVYTRSRNLLAPMLLHSLWNSGTLLSLFLLGKSNG